A single genomic interval of Zingiber officinale cultivar Zhangliang chromosome 4A, Zo_v1.1, whole genome shotgun sequence harbors:
- the LOC121969756 gene encoding allene oxide cyclase, chloroplastic-like: protein MASLRSPSLCNNLPSIRPSNKLFGLHLIAPARSHRGSPLSSNKQQLRSIRCTNQISAVPLNHSYPSIRPASKVQEMHVYEINELDRNSPAYLRLSQKEVNSLGDLVPFTNKVYSGDLQKRLGITAGLCVLIQHVPEKNGDRYEAIYSFYFGEYGQLSVQGPYLTYEETYLAVTGGSGIFAGAYGQVKLKQLIFPFKIFYTFYLQGIPDLPEELLCTPVPPSPEVEPTLEAKAGQPHAALHNYTD from the exons ATGGCTTCTCTCAGATCTCCCTCCCTCTGCAACAATCTTCCCTCCATCCGCCCCTCCAACAAGCTCTTCGGTCTCCATCTGATCGCCCCTGCGCGCTCACACAGGGGAAGCCCCTTGTCCAGCAACAAGCAACAGCTAAGGTCCATCCGCTGTACAAACCAAATATCAGCTGTTCCCTTGAACCACTCCTACCCCAGCATCAGACCTG CTTCCAAGGTTCAGGAAATGCACGTGTATGAAATCAACGAGCTCGACCGCAACAGCCCTGCTTACCTTCGCCTGAGCCAGAAGGAGGTCAATTCGCTCGGCGACCTAGTCCCTTTCACCAACAAG GTGTACTCGGGGGACTTGCAGAAGCGGCTGGGAATCACAGCGGGACTCTGCGTGCTCATCCAGCACGTGCCGGAGAAGAATGGTGACCGGTACGAGGCCATCTACAGCTTCTACTTCGGAGAGTATGGCCAGTTATCGGTGCAGGGGCCCTACCTGACGTACGAGGAAACTTACTTGGCTGTCACTGGTGGCTCCGGCATCTTCGCCGGCGCCTACGGACAGGTCAAGCTAAAGCAGCTGATCTTCCCTTTCAAAATCTTCTACACCTTCTACCTGCAAGGCATCCCTGACCTCCCTGAGGAGCTCCTCTGCACGCCCGTGCCACCGTCGCCTGAGGTCGAGCCGACGCTCGAAGCCAAGGCAGGCCAACCCCATGCGGCGCTCCATAACTATACCGATTAG
- the LOC121972318 gene encoding gamma-soluble NSF attachment protein-like, whose amino-acid sequence MATQDPDKLMAKADKLTNLSFIRWNADWKNATALYEQDGFQGTRIDFPVSLFALLFAKIHNLYFLIKTDSCNPYKLYRPWDAAKHMESAASLAKELSRRNEVFDFYRKASELFRDCGRSQPASDALGKGASALEDTNPDEAVRLYIDACEILEEDGKEQMAFDLYRAVTSTYVKLER is encoded by the exons ATGGCGACTCAAGATCCCGACAAGCTTATGGCCAAGGCCGACAAATT AACAAACCTCAGTTTTATAAGATGGAATGCAGATTGGAAGAATGCTACTGCATTGTATGAGCAAGATG GCTTCCAAGGGACAAGAATTGATTTCCCCGTATCCTTGTTTGCTTTGTTATTTGCTAAAATCCATAATTTGTATTTTCTGATAAAGACGGATAGCTGTAATCCTTACAAGCTTTACAGACCTTGGGATGCTGCCAAGCATATGGAGTCTGCTGCTTCTTTAGCAAAAGAGCTTAGTCGGAGGAATGAAGTTTTTGACTTTTATAGAAAAGCATCTGAATTATTCAGAGATTGTGGACGATCACAACCTGCATCAGATGCTCTAGGAAAGGGTGCTAG TGCTTTGGAAGATACAAACCCTGATGAAGCTGTTCGGTTGTATATTGACGCTTGTGAAATTCTAGAGGAAGATGGGAAAGAGCAAATGGCTTTTGATTTATATCGTGCTGTGACAAGCACTTATGTTAAACTTGAAAGGTGA